TATGGTGGTCTCGGTGAACCTCACCACCTTCACGGTTCCTGCAGGCGACGAGGCGCCGCGGCTCCTGGATCTTAAGGTATCCAATGCAACCTTTTTACCCTTATCCTGGGGAGACAGGAGACCATAGGTGCTTAGGTATGGGAATAACTTCTCCATTGCCTTCAATTTCTCAGTTATGTTAGCCATGGGATCCACAAACATATTAAGGAGCTGGGCCAGGTTAAGGAAATTCGCGGTTCCAACACTGCCATAAAGGGCCTCATATATGGCCGTCACCATGGTGCTCGCCCCATCAACCATAACCGGGGAACTGGGTGCCGATGCTTTATCCTGGTCGCCTTGATCCTGGGATTTATCGGAGCGATCCTTATCGCTCTTGCCGCCCATTCCCGAATTGCCGGGAGGAGCGGGAGCCTCAACGCTATTCTCATCTGGTTTCATGGATGAATCCACGGAATTAAATGCGTAATCAAATGCATCCTCCAATACTTGAACCTTATCATCTGGATTAGATGTCTCCACCGAAGTAATCAGGTTCTCAATCCCTATTCGCTTCATTAATTCCTTTACATCATAATTGCTTGACAACATCATTCTCATTACTATATCATCAACAGCGGACTGGAATCCCCTCACGGAGCCCGGCCTAATTACCCGGGCATCGGCGTTCAGGTACTCATAAACCTTATCCAGCACTCGGGAAACGTAATCAATATACACTGAGTAACGCATTTCCCAGCACCTGCTTTAAACGCTAACGCTTCCTCCTGCTCAGGGTCGCCGCATCGTCGAACTTCTTAAGTAGGTAATCTATCTTCTCCTCATCATTAGAGAAGTTGCCCCTCATGACGTGAGCCACATTGCTAACTACTTCCTTCTTTAAATCGACTAGACTGACGTCGCGGCCCTCTATCCAGGCGCGCGACATTGCGCTGGATATCGCATATATGGAGGAACGAACGCTTGGTCCGATGTCCACTAGGCCATCCTGAACCACTTGCATCACTAAGTTAGACACTACCTCCACGGCGAAGTCAGGAACCTTAACGCCTAAATGCTCAAGCATTAGGTTTGCCTTCCAATTAAGTATTGCCCGCAGCACGTCCTTATCCGGGTAATTTATGTTAACCACCTTCATCCTATCAGCCAACGCCTCGCTCAACTCATAAACGCCCGAGTACTCCGAGGGATTAGAGGTCGCTATTACCAGGAAATCACTCCGTATTCGGAACCCCCTTATGAACACGAAGTGCTCCTGTAATGCTTGAAGCAGGGCTGCTTGACTATAGGGATTCAGCCTGTTTATTTCATCCAGCACAAGTATCCCGCCATGAGCCATGACAAGCGGGCCTGGGATGAATGCGAGGGGGTGA
This genomic stretch from Thermocladium sp. ECH_B harbors:
- a CDS encoding ATPase — its product is MDDLTEKMPKLSGLLRRESIPVEKLVANSIRSKGVSNILAGLELSLKGLSDVALDILSGLAVGRHVMVMGPVGVGKTTLAEEIASLLSISDPPYMEVACHSHMTAAELTGDIDIAVALQAGLDHPLAFIPGPLVMAHGGILVLDEINRLNPYSQAALLQALQEHFVFIRGFRIRSDFLVIATSNPSEYSGVYELSEALADRMKVVNINYPDKDVLRAILNWKANLMLEHLGVKVPDFAVEVVSNLVMQVVQDGLVDIGPSVRSSIYAISSAMSRAWIEGRDVSLVDLKKEVVSNVAHVMRGNFSNDEEKIDYLLKKFDDAATLSRRKR